A genomic stretch from Dermacentor albipictus isolate Rhodes 1998 colony unplaced genomic scaffold, USDA_Dalb.pri_finalv2 scaffold_54, whole genome shotgun sequence includes:
- the LOC139053018 gene encoding uncharacterized protein isoform X1, producing MTTHGNSSSAWDLAEHTRCLASYAKHTSGVEMSGDEPWWRDAVQVRWAAEVSFRAAALRDAKIAQERSLRQLFFLRFGHTFCAVPSRSQREAAATACLVATMKLPAFAGAFGCPAMVGIGC from the coding sequence CCACGGCAACTCGTCCTCGGCGTGGGACCTGGCTGAGCACACGCGCTGCCTGGCGTCCTACGCGAAGCACACCTCCGGCGTCGAAATGTCCGGCGACGAGCCGTGGTGGCGCGACGCGGTCCAGGTCCGTTGGGCCGCCGAGGTGTCGTTCAGGGCGGCCGCTTTACGAGACGCCAAGATCGCGCAGGAGAGGTCGCTCAGGCAGCTCTTCTTCCTCCGCTTTGGCCACACCTTCTGCGCAGTGCCCAGCCGCAGCCAGCGGGAGGCGGCAGCAACAGCGTGTCTTGTGGCCACCATGAAACTGCCTGCGTTCGCCGGAGCGTTCGGGTGCCCCGCCATGGTGGGCATCGGGTGCTGA
- the LOC139053018 gene encoding uncharacterized protein isoform X2 yields MCHGNSSSAWDLAEHTRCLASYAKHTSGVEMSGDEPWWRDAVQVRWAAEVSFRAAALRDAKIAQERSLRQLFFLRFGHTFCAVPSRSQREAAATACLVATMKLPAFAGAFGCPAMVGIGC; encoded by the coding sequence CCACGGCAACTCGTCCTCGGCGTGGGACCTGGCTGAGCACACGCGCTGCCTGGCGTCCTACGCGAAGCACACCTCCGGCGTCGAAATGTCCGGCGACGAGCCGTGGTGGCGCGACGCGGTCCAGGTCCGTTGGGCCGCCGAGGTGTCGTTCAGGGCGGCCGCTTTACGAGACGCCAAGATCGCGCAGGAGAGGTCGCTCAGGCAGCTCTTCTTCCTCCGCTTTGGCCACACCTTCTGCGCAGTGCCCAGCCGCAGCCAGCGGGAGGCGGCAGCAACAGCGTGTCTTGTGGCCACCATGAAACTGCCTGCGTTCGCCGGAGCGTTCGGGTGCCCCGCCATGGTGGGCATCGGGTGCTGA